The genomic stretch GAAGCGTTCCGTCTGGTCGGTCAGCTCATCCTCCGGGAAATAGCGCGGTCCGGCGGGCAGCCGGTCGAGTATCCCCTCCACCAGAAGCGGCACGTTCTCTCCGGTGCGCGCGCTGATGGGCAGGACCTCCCGCTCCGGCAGCAGTTCCGCCAGACGCGCCATCAACGGCAAGAGCCGCCCCTTGGCCACCGCGTCGATCTTGTTCAGCGCGATCACCGTCGGGTGGCGGCTGCCGCCGAGGATACCGGCGATGTCCTCGTCGTCCCCGCGGATGCCACCGCGGGCGTCCACTACCCAGACGACCGCCTCCACGTCCCCCAGGGAGCGCTTGGCCACGTCCACCATGCGCCGGTTCAAGAGCGAACGGGCGCGATGGATGCCCGGCGTATCCAACAACAACATCTGACCCCGCGGCACCGTCTTGATGCCCATGATCCGGTTGCGCGTGGTCTGCGGCCGGGGCGAGACGATGGCGATCTTCTCCCCCAGAAGCTGATTCAGCAGCGTGGACTTGCCGACGTTGGGCCGCCCCAGGATCGAGACGAATCCCGACCGGTAATCCGCTGAAACCGGTGTGGTGACATGCTCCGTTCGGATGGACTCAGTTGAGGCCATCGCACCATTATGGCACCAGCACCGGCCAGGTCAATCTGCCGGCCAGAAGCGGCCCCGTTTGGTATGGATGGGATATGGTTTAGTGTTCGAAGCCTACCGGCCACGGCTTCGGAGATGCTGTCGATCGCTTGTTGAGACAAAGCAGCAAGCGCGTGCGGCCAGTGTCCGCGATCGGCGGCGAGCGGTGCACGATTCCGCTTCCCGGTTCGGCGCAGCTTCCCCTGAAAATCGCCACGTCGTTTTTACGGAACTGCTCTACCGGTCCTTTGAATCGTTTCTGTTCGCGCAACGCCCGCTCGGCGTGGATCGGCTGGATCCACTCCGTCGCAGGACCACGATAGGTCGTCAGCAGGCGCGCCTCCACGCAGTCCCGGTGGAATTTCCAACAGGCATCGGTGGTGACGCGCTCCAGCCTTACATCAACGAGATCGGTCCGGGCAACCCTGGAAAATCCCGAAACGAGATCATCGACATCTCCGATCAGCAGGTTTCGCATGTCGCCAGGGGGCATCCCATTGGCGTCGAGAAGAGGCAGCAAAACCCGCCTGAGGGCTTGGGGCTGGATCAGGACGTGTATGTCTCGAAAATCGGCAACGTCGATGTGCTCAATCCAGTTCCTCAGACCCTGGGGAAGTGCTCGGCGCCAGATCACGAGTTCCATGTCGAGCCTGTTGATGGCGGCCAGACCTTCCGCCGCGTCGCACGTCGCAATGCCAGCGCCGCATGGGCGGCAACTTGCGCCTATGTTCATCCTGTCCGCCATACCGTCACCTCACCCAGCGCGGCAAGCGCGCGGTCATCCGGCCGTCAGTACACGAAGGACACCGCTCGGGTTGTCGACATTTTGAAGTGTTACCGCCATCTCAATCAGCATCGGCAGTCCACGCGAGAGACCGTTTCGATAGGTGTATGCGGAAACAGTTCCACCTGCTCAACAAACCGACCTACGCCCGCGGCACCGGCGCCGACGACGACGACATCATGGACGACTTCACTGCTCTCGGTGCGGATCATGAAGACTCATCCTGTCGACACTCAACTCCGGTCATAACGGCAGAGCCTTACGACGCCGGCGCCAGCGCCTTCGCCAGCGTCGTCGCGTTGTGCCGTATCATGTCGAGGTAGGTCGCTGCCGGACCGTCCGGGCCGGACAGAGCGCCAGGATAGAGCCTGCCGCCAACCATGGCTCCCGTCTCGTCGGCGATGCGCTTCAGAAGGCGTGGATCGCCAATGTTCTCGACGAATACGGCGCGAATGCCCCGTTCGCGCATAAACCGGACCAAGCGGGCGACATCCTTTGCGGACGCCTCCGACTCGGTGCCGAGCCCCTGCGGCGCGACGAACTCAAGCCCGTATTCGCGACCGAAATACTGGAACGCATCGTGGGAGGTGACGATGGTCCGGCTCCCCGCGGGCAGCTTGGCAACGATCCCACGGATATCTGAATCGAGAGCTTCGATCTCGGCCACATAGGCCTCGCGATTCCGGTGGAACGCACCGGCATTCCGCGGATCGGCCTTGGCGAGCGCCGCAGTGATGTTGTCCACGTAAACCGTTGCATGGCGGAGGCTCTGCCATGCATGGGGGTCGAAAACACCGTGGTGGTGCCCTTCGTGACCGTCGCCCTTGGCGCCTTCGTCGTGGCCGTGCTCCTTCGCGTGCTTGTCGTGATCGTCGCCCTTGGCGTGTTTGTCGCGACCATGCTCCATGGCGTGTTCGTCGTGGCCGGCTTCCTCGAACGCGATCGGCTTGATGCCCTTGGTCGTCACTACCCGGACACCGCGGAAGTCCGAAGCGTCGACCAGACGGTCCAGCCAGCCTTCGAATTGCAGTCCGTTGGCGACAAGAATCTGCGCTTCGCCGACGGCCCGCGCATCAGCCGGGGTCGGCTGATAGACATGGGTGTCCCCGTCGGGGCCAACGAGCGTCGTGACGGCAACGTACTCTCCGCCGATGCGCTTCACCATATCGCCGAGGATCGAGAAGGTGGCGACCACCGGGATCGTTTTGTCGGACTGCGCGATGGCCGGTGCCGCGAGCGACAGGGCGAGGAGGGCGGTGGCGGTTATCAGAAGCGCCCTGCGCGTGAGCATCGGAACTCCCGACATTCTGCTCATGCGATTGGTGTTCATGGAATCAGTCCCCTTTCTTGTTTCAGGCTTCGAGATAACGGAGCGGGAAGGCCCGCCCGGCGAGACTGCCCACCGGCCCGAAGGCCAGCGACAGCGCGTAGGCGAGACCCGCGACAAGGATGATCGCCGGCCCGGATGGCAGGCTGAAGTGATAGGAGAGAAGCATGCCGCTCAGGCTCGAGAGCATCGCAAAAGCAACGGCGGCGGCGATCAGTCCACCGATGCTGACTGCCCAGAATCGCGCGGCGGCCGCGGGAAGGATCATGATACCGACGGCCATCAGCGTGCCGAGCGCGTGAAAGCCGCCCAGGAGGTTCAGCACGACGAGGGCAAGAAACGTGAAGTGCGTCATGGCGCTGAGCCCGCTCACCGAGCGCAGGAACTGCGGATCCGCGCATTCGAGCACGAGCGGTCGAAACAGGGCCGCGAGCGCGAACAACGAAACGCTCGCGATGGAACAGAGAAGGATCAAGGCGTTGTCGTCGAGCGCGAGCACGGTGCCGAAAAGCACGTGCATCAGATCGACATTGTTGCCCCGGGTGGACACGATCAGCACGCCCAACGCCAGCGAGATCAGGTAGAAGGCCGCCAGACTCGCGTCCTCGCGCAGCACCGTGAAACGGGTCACGAAACCCGCAAGCAGCGCCACAACCATGCCTGAGAGCAGCCCGCCAACGGCCATCGCCCCAAGCGAGAGGCCCGCGAAGAGATAGCCGACGGCCACACCCGGAAGGATCGCACAAGCCATCGCGTCGCCCGTAAGGCTCATGCGGCGCAGCATCAGGAATACCCCGACCGGTGTCGCGCCCACCGAGATCGCAATGCAGCCCATCAGCGCGCGCCGCATGAAGCCGAAGTCGGCGAAGGGCTGGACGAGAACCTCCCACATCATGCAACGCTCCTCCCCCAGGCATGCGGGGTGGCGGCGCAGGCCTCGCACAGTTCGCGGGCGCGGCACTGGTTCTCGGCCGTCAGCACCTGCGCGGTGGGTCCATGGGCAACGAGCTCGCGCGCCAGCATCAGCGAGTGCGGAAAGTGAGCCCGCACCGTGTCGAAGTCGTGCAAAACGGCGAGCACCGTGCGGCCCTCGCCGTGCCAGCGCCGCACCACGCCGATGAGATCGGCCGTTGTTCTCGCGTCAACCGCAGTGAAGGGCTCATCCAGCAGGACGAGCCCGGCATTCTGCAACAGAAGCCGCGCGAAGAGCGCGCGCTGTAGCTCGCCGCCCGACAGCGACCCGATGGGCCGCTTCTCGAACCCTTCGAGGCCCACCGCGGAAATCGCTTCGGCGACGCGTGCGTGGTGAATGGCCCGCAAGCCGGCAAAACCGCCGATCTCCCGCCAGAGGCCCATCGCCACGAGGTCGGCGACGGCGATCGGGAAAGACCGGTCGACGTCCGATTGCTGCGGCAGGTAGGCGATTCCGCCCCGCGCGATCCGGCCCAAGGCGATCCGACCTTCGAGCGGGCGGAGTGAGCCGATCACTCCCTTCAGCACCGTGGATTTGCCGGCCCCGTTGGGTCCGACGATGGCCGTCAGGCTGCCCTCGGCGATCTCGACACAGAGGCGGTGCACCGCGGGATGCCGATCGTAGCCGAGGGTCAGGTCCTGAAACTCGAGGGCGCAGGTCATGGCCCCCCCGGCGTGGACGTCGCCCAGAAGAACGCGCCCCAAAGCGCGGCTACGATCAGGGCGGCGCCGACCAGCCGGGGGCCGGCGCCGAGCGGCAGCAGCCGGACTGAAGCGCCGAGCCGCGCCCTCATGACAGCGCCCCCTGAGCGGGGGCGCTCACGTCCACCCGCCGCGACGGTCCATGCGTATACCGGCTCTCCATGAGCACCAGCGACAGCACGACGGCAGCACGCGGCCACCGCCGTGTGAAAGTACGTGTCATGTGCATTTTTCCTCATGCAGGCCTCCCGAACGAGGCCGCGCGGCCATATTCTGGAGCCCCGCGATAGAGTTATTGATATTATTATATCAATAATGAACTCGTCAAGCCCCCACCCGCGGTTTTCGTTGTCACCTCCCCGGTGACGTTGCGCTTGGCCTATCGGGTGCAGGTGCGGGGCGTGAACAGAGCGGAAGCGGGACGGCGGCGTACGGCACGGTCACGCCGAAGGCGACGGTGACCGGCTCGACCTCTCAACGCGCCCGGCGCACGTGCAGGAAGGCGCGCAACGCCAGGTCCAGCAGGAAGACGCCGAGGCCGGCGGCGGCGAGCGCCCACCAGATGCCGCGGACCGATCCGGCGGCGTCGGGGTCGGCGGTGAAGAGACCTTCGATGTCCTCGGCCAGGGTGTTCGCCTGCAGCACCTTGCCGCCCGTCTCCCGGGCCAAGCGCTCCAGCAACTCCTGGTTGGCGTTCATTTCGCGATACTCCTGCGAGAACGGGACGATGAACGGGACGGTGAAGGCAAGGGGAGACGCGGCGGCGGACCCGACGGCAGACGCGGCGGCACCCATCGCCAGGTTGGGAACCAGGGGAGGCACCCCCGGGAGCACGCCGGTGGGGTGCTGGACGGTGAGCAGGTTGATGCCCCGGCTCGGGGTGGCGAAGCGGGTCTGGTAGCGGCCCGGCGCCACCTGCCGGAAGGTCTCCTCCTGCAAGGTCTCGTCGGCGCGGGTTAGGAGTCCCTGAAGCTTTAGGTGGTTCACGGGCCGTCCCGAAGCCGAGAAGAGATCCACCACCGCGCTCATGGCCTCACCCTCGCGCACGAAGTCCGTACGCAGACGATGCTCGGAGACGTTCCGCACCGCCAGCCGGGCCATCTGCGCGGCCCATCTGGAGAACGCGGGCCACTGCACCCAGTGGCGCCCCCAGCGGCCCGAGACGTCCGAGGTGAAGGCGTACACACGTCCCAGCCCGTAGCGCCACGACACCAGCAGCGGGTCCTCGCCGGCGCGCAGGTGGACCTCTGCGCGCGGCTTCACGTGGGTCAGGACGTAGCCCAGGATCTGCGGCAGCGGCTGCCCCGTCAGCCCGCGCATGGGCCCCGAACCCCCCAGCGCCACCGGCGTCACGGTCTTCTCCACCAGCAGGTCCCGCGAGATGAGCAGCGTCTCGGTGGTGAAGATCTGCGGGATGGTGCGCGGGTCCACGGTGGCGTAGCTGCGCCCACGGCCGCCCTGGGCAAGCTGGGTCATGAGCCGCCGGTCGGCGTCGCCGCCGATGGAGACCGTGGAGACCGTGATGCGGTCCCGGGCCATGCGGGTGACCTGCTCCACCAAGTCCGCCTTCTCGGTGAGGCCGTCGGACAGCACCAACACATGCTTGATGGCGGCCTTCTTCTCGGCGAGGGCGCGGCGGCCCTCTACCATGGCCTTGAGCAGGTCCGTGCCGCCGTCGGAGGTGAGCCGGGCGACGTCCTCGGCGATGCTCTCACCGCCGCCGGCCTGCCGGAACGGCACCACCCACTCCCAGTTGGAATCGAACGCGAGGATGCCCACCTCGTCGCTGGGGTTGAGCAGCTCGGCCGACGCCATGGTGGCGGCCTTGGCCAGATCCAGCTTGGTGGTACCGAAGGGGCCGCCGCCCATGCTGCCGGACTTGTCCACCACGAAGAGCAGCGCCACGTGGGGCAACTCCATGCGCACCGGCGGACGCATCTCCACCGGCAGCGTCTGCTCCAGGGGCGTGCGATAGTATCCGCCGGCGCCGTAGCTGCGGGTGCCGCCGAGCACGATGAGGCCGCCGCCGAGATCTCGCACGAAGCGCTCGATGCGCTCCATCTTGACCTGCGAGAGCTGGTAGGCGGGGACGTTGTCCAGCACCAGCAGGTCGAAGCCCGACAGCTCGGGCAGGGTGAGGTTGGCCCGCGCCGGGGTCTTCTCCTCCACCTCGTAACCCTGGACCCGCAGCGCCTCGGCCATGAAGCGCCGGGCCGCGTCCGGGTCGTGGAGGTAGAGGATGCGCGAAGGTCCCTTGACGCTGACGATGCCCTGCAGCAGGTTGTTCTCCGCCAGCACGTCCGCGTCCGCCTCCACCATCAGCTCGTAGGTGTGGGTGCCGCGCCGGTCCACGCTGTCGGTGAAGCTGAGCCAGTTGGCGCCGGGGGCCAGTTCCCGGCGCGTGGAGCGGATCACGCGTCCGTCGCGCAGCAGGGATATGCTGGCGGACGACGCCCCGGCGCTGGTGAGGGCGGCCTTGATCTCGAAGGTCTCGCCGCTGTCCACCACCGAGGGCACCGAGAACTCGGACAGGTAGACCTCGTTCCGGCCCTCCGCGAGGCTTACCGGATACGGCCACACGGCCACTCCGTGGGAACGCAGCATGGGCAGCACCCGCTCCACCGAGCCGCGGTTCTCGTTGGCGTCCGAGATGAGCACGATGCGGCTCTCGCGCCCCTCGCTCAGCTCTCCAAGGGCGCCCTGAATGGCCGCCGCCAGGTCGGTGGCGTCGCGCTCGGGCGGGGGCGGCAGCTCGCTCACCGGGATCTCGTCGGTGGGGAGAAACTCCCACTGGGGGCGCCGCGCGAAGGAGAACAGGCCCAGGCGCACCTTGGGGTTCAACTTCTCCTGGGCGCGCTCCAGCATGTCCGCGGCGCGCGCGCGGGCCTCCTCCCCGACGCTGTGGGAGAGGTCCACGGCCATGACCACGTCCAACTCGGGGTCCTCCGCCAGCATGCGCGGGTTCACCAGGGCCAGCACCAGCACCGCGGCCGCGGGAACCCGCAGCCACAGCGGCAGCAGCGACCGGCGCATGCGGCAGACCAGCACGCACTCCGCCAGGAGCAACGCCAAACCCAGCACCAGCAACACCGGCCAAAGGTCGAAGCGGGCGCCCGGGGCGCTCTCGGCCGCCGCCGGCGCGGCCTCCGCGGGCTCCGCCCGGTACGACGGCCGGATGCGCGACTCCTCCTCGCTGAACAGGTTCACCGCGAACTCGCCGTCCCCGCGCGTCCCGCTGAACTGGTAGAAACCCACCTCCGCGGTGTCGCTGTAGGTGCCGGTGCGTTCCCGGGTGCGCACGGGGAGGGTCTCGCCCGACGGGCTCACGAACACCAGTTGCTCCTCGTCCACGCCCACGTCGGCTACGAACGGCAGGCCCGCGGCCACCTGGCTGGCCGGGAACTCGCGAGACGCGGGCCGGAACCAGGAGAAGGCGTTGCGCACCAGCAACGGGAACGACACACGGAACGGAAGATCCGACCGGGTGAGGTCGAAGGCGAAGACCAGCGCCTTGAGGTCGCCCTTCTCCACCACGTGGATCAAGGGCCCGCCCTCGGACGCCGCCAGGGAAACGCCTCCACCGTCGGCCGCGAGCGCCAGGGCGTCGCGCACCACCAGCCCGTCGAGACGCACGCCCGCCGCCAGCGGGTGCGCGGAATCGGCCGACGCCAACACCGGCCGGGGGGCCACTCCGGCCACGCGCAGCCCCAGCCCTTCCGGCACCGTGCGCATGAGGATGAAGTTGCCGCGCTCAAGGGGCGGCGCCGGCACCCGGTCAAGCATCACCACGTCGTAGGCGGCCACCTGCTCGGTGACCCGGTCCTCCGGGATGCGGTCGATGCGCGCCAGGGTGACGTGGGGGAAATAGCGCAACAGCCGTTCCAGGTACGGGTTGCCGGGCCCCACGTAGAGCACCCGCGTGGGGCGTTCGTCCGGGAAGGACAGATACGCGCGGTTGTCGGTCTGGAGGTCGTCGTCGACGGCCAGCAGGGCGGTGGCGCGCCCGCGCAGGGGACCCGGAACGCCGTAGATCAGCACCTCGCGGGCGGACGGCCCCAGGGACAGCAGCGTGCGGCTCACCACCCGGTCGGCCACGGTGACCACCAGCGGCGCGTGCACCGGCCGCTCGGTGAAGTTCTGCACCAGCACCATGGCCTCGTACTCGTCGGCCTCGCCGGGCACCCGGCGAAACTGGAAACCCAGGATGCCGACGTTGTCCGCGCCGCCCTCCACCTGCACCAGCTCCAGGTAGGATGCGGCCCACGGCAACTCCTCGATGCCCTTGAAGGCGCCGTCGGTGAGCACCACCACCCGGTGCGGCCCCTGGCGCTTGAGGAACGTGTGCGCCAGCAGCACCGCCTCCTTCACCGGCGCCTCGGCGTCGGTGGCGGACAGGTCCCGCGCGGTGCGCCGGAGCCGGGCGCGGTCCCGTGTGAAGGGCTGCACCACCACGGGCTCCGCCGCCGCCCCGATGATCATCATGCGGTCGCCGCCGCCGAGCCCGTCGATGCGCCGGAGCAGTTCTTCCCGGGCGGCGTCGAAGCGCACGCCGGACGCGCCGGCCGCCTTCATGCTGGCGCTCTGGTCCATCACCACCACCCAGTCGCGGGCGCCGGCGCCCACGCCCAGGAGCGCGGGGCCCGCCAGCGCGGTGATGACCGCCAGGGCCGCCAGGAGTTGCAGGATCAACGGCAGGTTGCGGTGCCAGAGCCAGCCCAGGCGGCGGCCCATGGGGCGTTCCCGCAGCACCTTCTCCAGGAGGAACAATGCGGTTACGGGGACACGTGGACCCCTGGGCCGCAGGCTGTTGAGCAGCAGGATGAGCGGCACCGCTCCGAGCAGGATGAAGAAGGCGGTGGGGAAGAGCCAGAGCACGGCGTTATCCGGGTCGTCTGTCCTGGGTCAGGTAGCGCAGGACGAAGTCGTCGAAGGGGACGTCGCTGGTGGTGCGGCGGTAGTCCATGGCCTGGCTCTCGCAGAAACGCCGGGTGCCGTCGAAGTACGCCTCCACCTCCCGGTGGAAGCGTTCGGCCAGGTCGCCGTCGAGGAACACCCGCCGTTCCCGGTCGCTCTCCACGTCCACCAGGGACACGTCGCCGTCTGGATCCAGCCGGTTCTCGCCCTCCCCCAGGACGTGCACCAGAAGGACATCGTGCCGCTTCCGCGCCAGCTCCTCCAGCCCGGCGCGGCAGCCGGCAGCGTCCAGCAGGTCGCTGAACAGCACCACGAGACCGGGCCGCGGATAGATCCGGGTGAAGGTCTTCATGGACGCCTCCAGGTCGGTGCGGCCGGCGGGAGCCAGTTCCTCGAGGAAGTTGAACAGCGACAGGATCTGGCCCCGGGTGCGCGCCGGCGGCAACTGCGCCCCCACGTCCGCGGCAAAGCCCATGGCCCCGACCCGGTCGTGGGTCTTGAGGCCGATGTAGCCCAGGGCCGCGGCCACGTTCTTGGCGAACTCCAGCTTGGCGGGGTCTCCCTGGGCCATGGACAGGCTGGCGTCCAGCAGGAGATAGACCGTGATCTCCTCCTCGGCCGTGAACACCTTGAGCAGCAGCCGCTCCAGGCGCCCGTACACGTTCCAGTCCACGTAGCGCAGGTCGTCGCCTTGGCTGTACTTGCGGAAGTCCGAGAACTCCAGGCTGTAGCCCTTGCGGATGGTCGGGTGCTCGCCCCGGGCCACGCCCCAGCTCAGGCGCTTGGCCACCAGGCGCAGCTTGTCCAGCCGCGCCAGGAAGTCGGGCTCGAGGAAGCGGTGCGCCTCGGAGCGCGCCTCGGCCACCGCCATCAGGCCTGCACCTCCGGCACCCGCGCCAGCACCTCTTCCAGCACCGCCTCCGGCGCGATGCCCGAGGCCTCCGCCGCCAGGTTGAGCAGCAGCCGGTGGCGCAGGCTCGGCATCAGGTCGCGGCGGATGTCCTCGAACGAAACGTTGGGCCGCCCGGAGAGCAACGCCCGCGCCTTGGCCGCCAGGATGACCGCCTGCAGGCCGCGGGGGCTGGCGCCGTACTGCACGTACTTGCGCGCCAGCTCCGTGCTGTGCTCGGTCTCGGAGTGGGTCGCCATCACCAAGCGCACGGCATAGTCGCGCACCGCGGCGGCCAGCGGCACCGCCCGCACCGCCGCGCGCATCTCCAGCACGGACTCCGCCGCCAGCACCTTGGCGAGGGCCCCGGACGGCGCGGCGGTGGTGAGATCGGCGATGCGCGCCATCTCGTCGTACGAGGGGTAACGGACGATGAGCTTGAAAAAGAAGCGGTCCACCTGCGCCTCCGGCAGCGGATAGGTCCCCTCCATCTCGATGGGGTTCTGGGTGGCCAGGACCATGAACGGGCTGGGGATGGCATGAAGCGCGCCGCCCGCGGTGACGCTCTGGTCCTGCATCGCCTCCAGCAGCGCCGACTGGGTCTTGGGCGTGGCCCGGTTGATCTCGTCGGCCAGCACGATGTTGGCGAACACCGGACCGGCCTCGAACACGAACACCTTGCGCCCCGACGCGTCCTCGTTGACCACGTTGGTGCCGGTGATGTCCGCGGGCATGAGGTCCG from Deltaproteobacteria bacterium encodes the following:
- a CDS encoding zinc ABC transporter substrate-binding protein; the encoded protein is MLTRRALLITATALLALSLAAPAIAQSDKTIPVVATFSILGDMVKRIGGEYVAVTTLVGPDGDTHVYQPTPADARAVGEAQILVANGLQFEGWLDRLVDASDFRGVRVVTTKGIKPIAFEEAGHDEHAMEHGRDKHAKGDDHDKHAKEHGHDEGAKGDGHEGHHHGVFDPHAWQSLRHATVYVDNITAALAKADPRNAGAFHRNREAYVAEIEALDSDIRGIVAKLPAGSRTIVTSHDAFQYFGREYGLEFVAPQGLGTESEASAKDVARLVRFMRERGIRAVFVENIGDPRLLKRIADETGAMVGGRLYPGALSGPDGPAATYLDMIRHNATTLAKALAPAS
- a CDS encoding VWA domain-containing protein; amino-acid sequence: MLWLFPTAFFILLGAVPLILLLNSLRPRGPRVPVTALFLLEKVLRERPMGRRLGWLWHRNLPLILQLLAALAVITALAGPALLGVGAGARDWVVVMDQSASMKAAGASGVRFDAAREELLRRIDGLGGGDRMMIIGAAAEPVVVQPFTRDRARLRRTARDLSATDAEAPVKEAVLLAHTFLKRQGPHRVVVLTDGAFKGIEELPWAASYLELVQVEGGADNVGILGFQFRRVPGEADEYEAMVLVQNFTERPVHAPLVVTVADRVVSRTLLSLGPSAREVLIYGVPGPLRGRATALLAVDDDLQTDNRAYLSFPDERPTRVLYVGPGNPYLERLLRYFPHVTLARIDRIPEDRVTEQVAAYDVVMLDRVPAPPLERGNFILMRTVPEGLGLRVAGVAPRPVLASADSAHPLAAGVRLDGLVVRDALALAADGGGVSLAASEGGPLIHVVEKGDLKALVFAFDLTRSDLPFRVSFPLLVRNAFSWFRPASREFPASQVAAGLPFVADVGVDEEQLVFVSPSGETLPVRTRERTGTYSDTAEVGFYQFSGTRGDGEFAVNLFSEEESRIRPSYRAEPAEAAPAAAESAPGARFDLWPVLLVLGLALLLAECVLVCRMRRSLLPLWLRVPAAAVLVLALVNPRMLAEDPELDVVMAVDLSHSVGEEARARAADMLERAQEKLNPKVRLGLFSFARRPQWEFLPTDEIPVSELPPPPERDATDLAAAIQGALGELSEGRESRIVLISDANENRGSVERVLPMLRSHGVAVWPYPVSLAEGRNEVYLSEFSVPSVVDSGETFEIKAALTSAGASSASISLLRDGRVIRSTRRELAPGANWLSFTDSVDRRGTHTYELMVEADADVLAENNLLQGIVSVKGPSRILYLHDPDAARRFMAEALRVQGYEVEEKTPARANLTLPELSGFDLLVLDNVPAYQLSQVKMERIERFVRDLGGGLIVLGGTRSYGAGGYYRTPLEQTLPVEMRPPVRMELPHVALLFVVDKSGSMGGGPFGTTKLDLAKAATMASAELLNPSDEVGILAFDSNWEWVVPFRQAGGGESIAEDVARLTSDGGTDLLKAMVEGRRALAEKKAAIKHVLVLSDGLTEKADLVEQVTRMARDRITVSTVSIGGDADRRLMTQLAQGGRGRSYATVDPRTIPQIFTTETLLISRDLLVEKTVTPVALGGSGPMRGLTGQPLPQILGYVLTHVKPRAEVHLRAGEDPLLVSWRYGLGRVYAFTSDVSGRWGRHWVQWPAFSRWAAQMARLAVRNVSEHRLRTDFVREGEAMSAVVDLFSASGRPVNHLKLQGLLTRADETLQEETFRQVAPGRYQTRFATPSRGINLLTVQHPTGVLPGVPPLVPNLAMGAAASAVGSAAASPLAFTVPFIVPFSQEYREMNANQELLERLARETGGKVLQANTLAEDIEGLFTADPDAAGSVRGIWWALAAAGLGVFLLDLALRAFLHVRRAR
- the era gene encoding GTPase Era translates to MASTESIRTEHVTTPVSADYRSGFVSILGRPNVGKSTLLNQLLGEKIAIVSPRPQTTRNRIMGIKTVPRGQMLLLDTPGIHRARSLLNRRMVDVAKRSLGDVEAVVWVVDARGGIRGDDEDIAGILGGSRHPTVIALNKIDAVAKGRLLPLMARLAELLPEREVLPISARTGENVPLLVEGILDRLPAGPRYFPEDELTDQTERFIAAEIVREKVFLRTRQEIPYGTAVSVQRFEEKNDGALVVIAATIHTERDGHKPILIGKRGAALKEIGSAAREDLERLLGCRVYLELAVKATPGWSRDPRSLAAFGL
- a CDS encoding metal ABC transporter permease, which produces MMWEVLVQPFADFGFMRRALMGCIAISVGATPVGVFLMLRRMSLTGDAMACAILPGVAVGYLFAGLSLGAMAVGGLLSGMVVALLAGFVTRFTVLREDASLAAFYLISLALGVLIVSTRGNNVDLMHVLFGTVLALDDNALILLCSIASVSLFALAALFRPLVLECADPQFLRSVSGLSAMTHFTFLALVVLNLLGGFHALGTLMAVGIMILPAAAARFWAVSIGGLIAAAVAFAMLSSLSGMLLSYHFSLPSGPAIILVAGLAYALSLAFGPVGSLAGRAFPLRYLEA
- a CDS encoding ABC transporter ATP-binding protein, whose product is MTCALEFQDLTLGYDRHPAVHRLCVEIAEGSLTAIVGPNGAGKSTVLKGVIGSLRPLEGRIALGRIARGGIAYLPQQSDVDRSFPIAVADLVAMGLWREIGGFAGLRAIHHARVAEAISAVGLEGFEKRPIGSLSGGELQRALFARLLLQNAGLVLLDEPFTAVDARTTADLIGVVRRWHGEGRTVLAVLHDFDTVRAHFPHSLMLARELVAHGPTAQVLTAENQCRARELCEACAATPHAWGRSVA
- a CDS encoding MoxR family ATPase; amino-acid sequence: MLNAQRSFEEVKSEMHKAVVGHEELIEGIFIALVCGGHCLLEGVPGLGKTLIVRSLGELMDLSFSRIQFTPDLMPADITGTNVVNEDASGRKVFVFEAGPVFANIVLADEINRATPKTQSALLEAMQDQSVTAGGALHAIPSPFMVLATQNPIEMEGTYPLPEAQVDRFFFKLIVRYPSYDEMARIADLTTAAPSGALAKVLAAESVLEMRAAVRAVPLAAAVRDYAVRLVMATHSETEHSTELARKYVQYGASPRGLQAVILAAKARALLSGRPNVSFEDIRRDLMPSLRHRLLLNLAAEASGIAPEAVLEEVLARVPEVQA
- a CDS encoding DUF1826 domain-containing protein, with product MADRMNIGASCRPCGAGIATCDAAEGLAAINRLDMELVIWRRALPQGLRNWIEHIDVADFRDIHVLIQPQALRRVLLPLLDANGMPPGDMRNLLIGDVDDLVSGFSRVARTDLVDVRLERVTTDACWKFHRDCVEARLLTTYRGPATEWIQPIHAERALREQKRFKGPVEQFRKNDVAIFRGSCAEPGSGIVHRSPPIADTGRTRLLLCLNKRSTASPKPWPVGFEH
- a CDS encoding DUF58 domain-containing protein, yielding MAVAEARSEAHRFLEPDFLARLDKLRLVAKRLSWGVARGEHPTIRKGYSLEFSDFRKYSQGDDLRYVDWNVYGRLERLLLKVFTAEEEITVYLLLDASLSMAQGDPAKLEFAKNVAAALGYIGLKTHDRVGAMGFAADVGAQLPPARTRGQILSLFNFLEELAPAGRTDLEASMKTFTRIYPRPGLVVLFSDLLDAAGCRAGLEELARKRHDVLLVHVLGEGENRLDPDGDVSLVDVESDRERRVFLDGDLAERFHREVEAYFDGTRRFCESQAMDYRRTTSDVPFDDFVLRYLTQDRRPG